The Marinobacter szutsaonensis sequence GGTGACTCGATCATCTCGGCTCCTCTTCAGTGTTTGTCTGCGCCCCGCACGGGACCAGTTGCGTCAGTGGATGATGTCTTTCATAGTGAGTGTTGTAGCGTAGCCTGTAAAGTCAAGGGCGGGCTTTTGAACATCCTCCGACTGTGCCTATACTCGGAGCATTACCATCCCAGGAGGCCGGACAATGAAAGCGTTTTTCCATCCCGCACAGGATCAGCATATCCCCCAGACCTACTTTACCCGTGGGCAGATGCGTCAGCCGCAGGAAGTGCCTGATCGCACCGGTCAAATGCTGGACGGCCTGAAGGAGATGGGTGTTTCGGTCCTGCAACCGGCGGACCAGGGTGCCGGCCCGATATCGAAGGTTCATGATTTGGGCTATCTCCGCTTTCTGGAGTCCGCCCACCGCCGGTGGAAACAGATGGATGACTGGGGGGACGAGGTGATCTCGAACATTTTCGTCCGCTCGCCCAATCACCTGACCGGCATTCTCGCCGAGGCGGCTCGCTACCAGGCTGATGGCAGCTGTCCGATTGGTGAAAACACCTGGCATGCAGCCTACTGGTCAGCCCAGAGTGCCCTGGGGGCAGCCGATGCACTGATTGCCGGCGACAGAACGTCCTATGCGGTATGCCGCCCCCCCGGACATCATGCCCGCCGGGACGCGGCCGGTGGTTTTTGCTACCTGAACAACGCTGCCATTGCCGCCGAACACATGAAATCCCGGTTCCCGAAAATCGTCATCTTTGATACCGATATGCATCACGGCCAGGGTATCCAGGAGATTTTCTACGATCGCAGTGATGTGCTGTACATTTCCATCCACGGGGATCCCACCAACTTCTATCCGGTGGTGAGTGGCTTTGAGAACGAACGTGGCGAGGGCGAAGGCTTCGGCTACAACATCAATATGCCCATGCCCCACGGCTCCAGCGAGGAGGATTTCTTCGCCAAAGTGGACGAGGCCCTGGCCGCCATCAAACTGTTCCAGCCTGATGCCCTGATTCTCACCCTGGGCTTTGACATCTACAAGAACGACCCCCAGGCCAAGGTATCGGTATCCTCGGAAGGTTTCCACCGGCTAAGCACTCACATCCGCCGGCTGGGCCTGCCCACGCTGATTGTCCAGGAGG is a genomic window containing:
- a CDS encoding histone deacetylase family protein encodes the protein MKAFFHPAQDQHIPQTYFTRGQMRQPQEVPDRTGQMLDGLKEMGVSVLQPADQGAGPISKVHDLGYLRFLESAHRRWKQMDDWGDEVISNIFVRSPNHLTGILAEAARYQADGSCPIGENTWHAAYWSAQSALGAADALIAGDRTSYAVCRPPGHHARRDAAGGFCYLNNAAIAAEHMKSRFPKIVIFDTDMHHGQGIQEIFYDRSDVLYISIHGDPTNFYPVVSGFENERGEGEGFGYNINMPMPHGSSEEDFFAKVDEALAAIKLFQPDALILTLGFDIYKNDPQAKVSVSSEGFHRLSTHIRRLGLPTLIVQEGGYDLEALSTNVQQFFRGLEG